From the genome of Chelmon rostratus isolate fCheRos1 chromosome 1, fCheRos1.pri, whole genome shotgun sequence, one region includes:
- the bbs4 gene encoding Bardet-Biedl syndrome 4 protein, translating into MATASTVDHPKMADEEKATALPVATEAKKRRAPKAPELPIVERRNWLIHQHYIRKDYDTCKAIIKEQLQETNGMCEYAIYVQALILRLEGKIQQSLELFQSCAILNPSSADNLKQVARSLFLLGKHKAAIEFYHEAARLNEKDWEISHNLGLCYFFIKDFKNAEEHLNIALQINKHDKTFMMLGKVHLLAGETDKAIEVYKRAVEFSPENTELLTTLGLLFLQLGKYQKAFEHLGNALTFDPNNYKAILAAGSMMQTHGDFDVAMNKYRVAACAVPESPPLWNNIGMCFFGKKKYVAAISCLKRAHYLSPFDWKVLYNLGLVHLTMQQYASAFHFLSAAINLNPRMGELYMLLAVALTNLEDVENATRAYEQAVTMDESNPLVNLNFAIFLYNHGEKKGALDQYQEMERKVNLLRDSSSNFEFDSELMDMAQKMGAALQVTESLVWTKPGKDSKSKPNSAAATKTPGAPLGTNQALGQAMSSAASYNKNIQLPAGVSKGPSMPLEPEPDVEKAPSPPTDPPGSPEPVESAKPRTSKRKPKVEA; encoded by the exons CTCCAGAGCTTCCCATTGTGGAGAGGAGAAACTGGCTAATCCACCAGCACTACATCCGCAAAGACTATGATACCTGTAAG GCCATCATCAAAGAACAACTGCAGGAGACTAATGGAATGTGTGAATATGCCATATATGTTCAAG CACTAATCTTACGTCTTGAGGGCAAGATCCAACAGTCCCTGGAGCTGTTTCAGAGCTGTGCCATCCTTAACCCCAGCAGCGCTGACAATCTCAAGCAAGTGGCCAGATCACT ATTTCTCCTGGGAAAGCACAAAGCAGCCATTGAATTCTATCACGAAGCTGCAAGGCTCAACGAAAAAGACTGg GAGATCAGTCATAATCTGGGATTGTGCTATTTCTTCATCAAAGACTTCAAAAAT gcTGAAGAGCATCTTAACATAGCTCTCCAGATAAATAAGCACGACAAGACTTTCATGATGCTTGGGAAGGTTCATTTGCTGGCTGGAGAAACGGACAAGGCCATCGAAGTGTATAAGAGGGCGGTGGA ATTCTCTCCGGAGAACACTGAACTCCTGACTACTCTAGGCCTGCTGTTTTTACAG CTTGGGAAATACCAAAAAGCTTTTGAGCACCTTGGAAATGCCCTCACTTTTGACCCCAACAATTACAAG GCCATCCTGGCTGCCGGCAGCATGATGCAGACCCATGGGGACTTTGATGTGGCCATGAACAAGTATCGAGTGGCAGCATGCGCCGTCCCTGAGAGCCCCCCTCTCTGGAACAACATCGGCATGTGCTTctttggaaaaaagaaatatgtagCT GCCATCAGCTGTCTGAAGCGGGCCCACTACTTGTCTCCTTTTGACTGGAAGGTGTTGTACAACCTGGGTCTGGTACACCTGACCATGCAGCAGTATGCCTCGGCCTTCCACTTCCTCAGCGCAGCCATCAACCTGAACCCGCGAATGGGGGAACTGTACATGTTGCTGGCAG TGGCCCTGACCAACCTGGAGGATGTCGAGAACGCCACCAGAGCGTATGAACAGGCTGTGACGATGGACGA ATCCAACCCTCTGGTCAACCTGAACTTTGCCATCTTCCTCTATAATCATGGCGAAAAGAAGGGAGCTCTGGATCAGTAtcaagagatggagaggaaagtCAACTTACTTCGAGATAGCAGTAGCAACTTTGAATTTGATTCTGAG CTGATGGACATGGCTCAGAAGATGGGAGCTGCCCTGCAGGTGACAGAGAGtctggtgtggactaaaccaggCAAAGACTCCAAATCAAAaccaaactctgcagcagccacTAAAACCCCTGGTGCTCCCCTTGGTACGAACCAAGCTCTGGGCCAAGCCATGTCTTCTGCTGCGAGCTACAACAAGAACATCCAGCTGCCAGCAG gaGTTTCCAAAGGCCCCTCCATGCCCCTTGAGCCAGAGCCAGATGTGGAGAAGGCCCCCAGTCCACCTACTGATCCTCCAGGCTCCCCAGAACCTGTTGAGTCTGCCAAACCCAGAACCTCCAAGAGGAAACCCAAGGTGGAGGCATGA